The DNA sequence TTGATAAGCCATTGTGCTCGTAGCAGTGGCTAAATAAAGCATACATTACATCTTCGTCAAACTGGTATTTATCAAACCAGGCATCAATATCAGTATACCAGGACGGAGGCATAAGACCCTGGAAAAAAGTTTTATTTATTGCCGAGATGATTTTATTCCTCGCTATATTTCTTTCTGAGCTTTCAACTGCTTCTTCCGGAGTAGATGTGGTCTTTGGCCTGAATCTTTTAAGGATTTCCTTTTCTTTCAGGTCCACAATTGTTATTCCATTAGTTTTTCTGAGGATTAACCCAAGATTCTCAAGATGGGCTAAGGAATCCTTAACTTTGTCCAGCGGTATATCCAGTTTTTTTGACATTTCTTCAGCGGTTGATTTCTTGCCGTATTTACACAAGAACTGGCAATATATGTATATCTTCACCTGGTCCCCGTCCATTGAAGGCATATACTCTGAGATAAAAATATCAGGCAATAATGTATCTGAGTATAGTATTGACTTGTACTCATCAAAGAACATATGTATGCA is a window from the Clostridiaceae bacterium genome containing:
- a CDS encoding DnaD domain protein, giving the protein MFFDEYKSILYSDTLLPDIFISEYMPSMDGDQVKIYIYCQFLCKYGKKSTAEEMSKKLDIPLDKVKDSLAHLENLGLILRKTNGITIVDLKEKEILKRFRPKTTSTPEEAVESSERNIARNKIISAINKTFFQGLMPPSWYTDIDAWFDKYQFDEDVMYALFSHCYEHNGLSKNYIIKVADSWYSKNIKNSFDLDKYFIEYQKLKDIRLKVLKKLKMTRLLTEYEESFLEKWITEYGYGFDVIELALRKTTATQNPSFNYINAILSNWFESGLKTKEEVIAFEKANKAKSTKSSKKEQTIPQHTNFEQRKYDEENLEKYYEYI